In one window of Mytilus galloprovincialis chromosome 6, xbMytGall1.hap1.1, whole genome shotgun sequence DNA:
- the LOC143078818 gene encoding uncharacterized protein LOC143078818 has translation METATWDCTVEDKKLYICVNGRKMVGDDGECLVLEEIGHGKSGVELWVKFNGAKFGRNLLLKNLSPKSEFLPRITSVTELIDKIMVKCPWVEVRKRKRKQTDKPEKETNTKNARVVIDTPVDSIEFDMSTLSPQPMKDNYLGMFEVNVLTLMPPPEKYLVRKMNHDWVSLLRQKIMLQPNVISTIFPVMINPVQVKERSDFLAEKLSAYQLWTLGGNHLRAAMQNMAKDVYLNEIRNVQIHLYCGLTEGEAMTISNLHNGSQTSLKPTFQDNVYQALKMKDSTDLSADVAQMLGEIEMKEIAKESVGTVVSVARYGQENIKLFNLLVKKFQQKNGTFKSIPQALFKELQGIKDLKRTSFLQEALDTSLKDSTTKVKTAKKKKKLEECMLNITKSKTMDQCREIYPDHCDGIDRFLDLDITKNCIPSSFVSYCQEAVDTADLDNTLPEDFSPDINININLNGTNISNNTIVNNIINHIKKHTLKNY, from the exons ATGGAGACGGCGACGTGGGATTGTACTGTCGAAGACAAGAAGTTATATATCTGTGTGAATGGAAGAAAGATGGTTGGCGACGACGGGGAGTGTCTAGTATTGGAGGAAATTGGACATGGAAAGTCAGGTGTAGAGTTATGG GTTAAGTTTAATGGAGCAAAATTTGGTAGAAACCTTCTACTCAAAAATTTATCTCCCAAATCTGAGTTCCTTCCTAGAATAACATCTGTCACAGAATTGATTGACAAAATAATGGTTAAATGTCCATGGGTAGAGGTGCGGAAAAGGAAACGGAAACAAACAGATAAACCGGAGAAAGAAACCAATACAAAGAATGCCAGAGTGGTTATAGACACACCAGTTGATTCCATTGAGTTTGATATGAGCACTCTATCTCCTCAACCAATGAAGGATAACTACTTAG GAATGTTTGAGGTTAATGTTCTCACACTGATGCCTCCACCAGAAAAGTATTTAGTTAGAAAGATGAATCATGATTGGGTCAGTTTATTGAGACAAAAAATTATGCTGCAACCAAATGTTATTTCAACAATATTCCCTGTGATGATTAATCCAGTTCAG GTGAAGGAAAGGTCTGATTTTTTAGCAGAAAAGTTGTCAGCGTACCAACTATGGACATTAGGAGGCAATCACTTACGAGCAGCCATGCAGAACATGGCAAAGGATGTTTACTTGAATGAAATAAg aaatGTTCAAATTCACCTGTACTGTGGTCTTACAGAAGGAGAAGCAATGACGATTTCCAACCTGCACAATGGATCACAGACTTCCCTTAAACCAACATTTCAG gATAATGTTTACCAGGCATTAAAAATGAAAGATTCAACAGACTTGTCAGCAGATGTTGCTCAAATGTTGGGTGAAATAGAAATGAAG GAAATTGCAAAAGAAAGTGTGGGAACTGTAGTAAGTGTTGCCCGTTATGGGCAAGAAAACATCAAACTATTCAACCTACTGGTTAAAAAGTTCCAACAAAAGAATGGAACTTTTAAAAGCATTCCTCAAGCT TTGTTTAAGGAGTTGCAAGGTATTAAAGACTTGAAACGAACAAGCTTTTTGCAAGAGGCATTGGACACCTCACTTAAAGATTCTACCACAAAAGTCAAAACTgccaaaaagaagaaaaaactagAAGAGTGTATGCTAAATATAACAAAGAGCAAAACAATGGACCAGTGTCGAGAAATATATCCTGATCACTGTGATGGTATAGACAGATTTTTAG attTAGATATTACAAAAAATTGTATTCCATCATCATTTGTTAGTTACTGCCAGGAAGCCGTGGACACAGCGGATCTGGACAACACCCTTCCTGAAGATTTCAGTCCAGATATTAACATTAACATTAATCTAAATGGAACCAATATTTCAAACAATACAATTGTAAATAATATCATCAATCATATAAAGAAACATACACTTAAAAAttattga